A stretch of the Bacillus anthracis str. Vollum genome encodes the following:
- a CDS encoding MFS transporter, whose protein sequence is MKKDFTENDTKTLLASRNALFLLFALPGVAFATWISRTAAARDILAVSNAEMGWILFGLSVGSIIGLLSASHFIDGKGARDVIIGSMFFMIVGLLCLGITIYFVSSMGAFGSLLVFGVGYGLAEVALNVEGSSIEQKLGTTLLPKFHGFFSVGTLVGALSGSAAISLHIPILYQFLAISVVFILLVCMLYRFLPHGTGKKEKSRNKKRAKHTPLRMEKKVLLLGLFVLGMAFAEGSANDWLPIVMVDGHQQSVVTGSIMYTIFVLAMTLARMCSSYFLDRFGRVAVVRATIMMAIIGMTIVIFGSNSYFLALGVVLWGIGAALGFPIGLSAAGDSGENATSNVATVSIIGFTAFLVGPPFLGILGEAFGIRNALLAVLLFVILSGIVSSVTRENTSS, encoded by the coding sequence ATGAAGAAAGATTTTACAGAGAATGATACAAAGACGCTACTTGCCTCTCGAAATGCTCTATTCCTCTTATTTGCTTTGCCAGGTGTCGCGTTTGCTACATGGATTTCTAGAACGGCAGCGGCGCGAGATATTTTAGCGGTGTCAAATGCAGAAATGGGCTGGATTTTGTTCGGATTATCTGTCGGTTCAATAATTGGTTTACTGAGTGCAAGTCACTTTATTGACGGTAAGGGAGCTAGAGACGTTATTATAGGTAGTATGTTTTTTATGATCGTTGGATTACTTTGTTTAGGTATTACTATTTATTTTGTTTCTAGTATGGGGGCTTTTGGTAGCTTACTAGTATTTGGAGTAGGATATGGATTAGCAGAAGTTGCATTGAATGTAGAGGGTTCTTCTATTGAGCAGAAACTAGGAACAACTCTTCTTCCGAAATTTCATGGCTTTTTTAGTGTAGGAACTTTAGTAGGCGCTCTCAGTGGTTCTGCCGCCATCTCTCTTCATATTCCAATTTTGTATCAATTCCTTGCGATTTCGGTCGTGTTTATATTACTTGTATGTATGTTGTATCGCTTTCTTCCGCATGGAACAGGAAAGAAGGAGAAATCACGGAACAAAAAGCGAGCGAAGCATACTCCTTTACGTATGGAAAAAAAGGTGCTTTTACTTGGTCTTTTTGTGCTTGGAATGGCATTTGCAGAAGGAAGTGCGAATGATTGGCTACCTATCGTGATGGTAGACGGACATCAGCAAAGTGTAGTGACAGGTTCTATTATGTACACTATTTTTGTATTGGCAATGACATTGGCTCGAATGTGCAGTAGTTATTTTCTAGATCGATTCGGTCGTGTCGCTGTCGTACGTGCTACTATTATGATGGCTATTATAGGAATGACAATTGTCATATTTGGGAGTAACTCATATTTTCTAGCGCTTGGTGTAGTACTATGGGGGATTGGTGCCGCGCTAGGTTTCCCAATTGGTCTTTCTGCTGCTGGAGATAGCGGCGAAAATGCGACTTCTAATGTTGCGACAGTTTCTATAATCGGTTTTACAGCGTTTTTAGTCGGACCACCATTTTTAGGGATACTTGGAGAAGCATTCGGAATACGTAATGCTTTGCTAGCAGTTTTATTATTTGTTATCTTGTCTGGAATTGTATCGTCTGTTACGAGAGAGAATACATCGAGTTAA
- a CDS encoding GNAT family N-acetyltransferase: protein MTTIEQLEKHFKIRRNASSIMIKENNAEVFTEEQLKEIMQYCVAEAEKEGIENVHFEISSKSPNYDVYKKCFETYSFEYVTENMIVFKDIYEVEDVESDIDFKLIEEVGEDAFYSLWSEMTEEQVTYDQFVNMMLQEIGEQWKEHCLTASIDEEPIGIVIPHIERGTLEEGKLMYFAVAPNIRNKGYEAAFFTGAMFVLKEIGASYYIGEANVQNEWMKDVFEKNGCQLLSCTERYVRKF, encoded by the coding sequence ATGACGACGATAGAACAGTTAGAAAAACATTTTAAAATAAGAAGAAATGCTTCTTCAATCATGATAAAAGAAAATAATGCAGAAGTTTTTACAGAAGAGCAATTAAAGGAGATAATGCAATATTGCGTTGCTGAGGCTGAAAAAGAGGGAATTGAAAACGTACATTTTGAGATTTCTTCGAAAAGCCCAAATTATGATGTGTATAAGAAATGTTTCGAAACGTATTCTTTTGAATATGTTACGGAAAACATGATCGTATTTAAGGATATATACGAAGTAGAAGATGTAGAAAGTGATATTGATTTTAAGTTGATTGAAGAAGTAGGAGAAGATGCTTTTTATTCTCTTTGGAGTGAGATGACCGAAGAACAAGTCACTTATGATCAATTTGTAAATATGATGCTACAAGAAATTGGTGAGCAGTGGAAAGAACATTGTTTAACAGCCAGTATTGATGAAGAGCCGATCGGAATTGTAATTCCGCATATTGAGAGAGGTACGTTAGAAGAAGGGAAACTCATGTATTTCGCAGTCGCTCCGAATATACGAAATAAAGGGTATGAAGCAGCATTCTTTACAGGTGCAATGTTTGTCTTAAAGGAAATAGGTGCTTCTTATTATATTGGTGAGGCAAATGTACAAAATGAATGGATGAAGGATGTTTTTGAAAAGAACGGATGTCAGCTGCTTAGTTGTACTGAGCGGTATGTGAGGAAGTTTTAG
- a CDS encoding FtsX-like permease family protein: protein MIKSVRGLSLRFFKTNKFTAISSIVSVMLAVSLIVTMIVFSSHAKQSVINEVKNVYGDMDLSVGYNPDQNKLMDKSLLQNIKEQENVEYMSKVLVNHLQVNKLNTAIYTVGVQNDSLSKSRYHFSKNISNEEVTLNDGLAETLQVKVGEKIKIENKSYVVKEVLPDIEAGGSAPDILILSEGAVKQHIYEKTGKHNEATYLLIKAKENADVLALSSEIHKIDKELRIDIAEEDEFLKSNLASLHIFIIVLSTLILIVTALLLVSNFEVFLYKYKSQFAIMRSMGATTKQMFKVIFIQCSVINFFGGISDLLLAVISKRFLQSCLEHLFAFQINSMNFDYKIAIVTVIFSIFFIELFMLYPSYRSSKILPVKLMRENEESDFSNKKIRSIMGKFLLMSSLFLTVLGGFVANKGDTQAIVILIGAIFLVLGVYILFPTYLSSILIACLPIMKKIFGRNTFVAIKNVIPQVRKNTFVILMISTMMVIVVFGSTIFKTMQKNNERYLQREFPTHIVVENRLNNDSTISSPHTQNIFKEISSVKGASTISTNSLAELKQGEKYITFDYNLGDVKEMEKQGLLPKLPANFENSIIVTEELAGRYKLHVGDIIQLGLFSEQEQKVRPIGKVEVGLIVNELPNSPSVLMDWSNVTYKQDYTVFERAFISSNNERETLKQLKKVKDQYPQLKISSYNQSLKQSNLMFQQRWSIFIVVIVVILFSVTLGVCNTLINNIQSKRKEFAILRAITVKKKGVVQIILTQVNLYVLIGIVLGAVIGALLTYMVSIIDRTPLFFDFKLILRVIAGMFGIVFIIFIPFANRIGKRDIVEELNKDNK, encoded by the coding sequence ATGATAAAATCAGTACGAGGATTAAGTTTACGCTTTTTTAAGACGAATAAATTCACTGCTATTTCCTCTATAGTTAGCGTTATGTTGGCTGTTTCTCTAATTGTTACGATGATTGTATTTTCGAGTCATGCGAAACAGTCTGTTATAAATGAAGTGAAAAATGTATACGGAGATATGGATTTATCTGTCGGATATAACCCTGATCAAAATAAGTTGATGGATAAATCTTTACTGCAAAATATTAAGGAACAAGAAAATGTTGAATACATGTCAAAAGTATTAGTAAATCATTTGCAAGTAAATAAATTGAATACAGCTATTTATACAGTAGGTGTTCAAAACGATTCATTATCTAAAAGTCGATATCATTTTTCTAAAAATATATCAAATGAGGAAGTAACATTAAATGATGGATTAGCAGAAACTTTACAAGTAAAAGTTGGGGAAAAGATTAAAATCGAAAATAAATCATATGTAGTAAAAGAAGTGTTGCCTGATATAGAAGCTGGAGGTTCAGCTCCAGATATACTTATTTTATCTGAAGGTGCGGTGAAACAGCACATATATGAAAAAACGGGTAAACACAATGAAGCTACTTATTTGTTAATAAAAGCAAAAGAGAATGCAGATGTACTAGCATTGTCTAGTGAAATTCATAAAATAGACAAAGAATTAAGAATCGATATTGCGGAGGAAGACGAGTTTTTAAAAAGTAATTTAGCATCATTACATATTTTTATAATCGTTTTATCTACATTAATACTTATTGTTACTGCGTTATTGTTGGTGTCTAATTTTGAAGTGTTTTTATATAAATATAAAAGTCAATTTGCTATTATGCGATCAATGGGAGCAACAACGAAACAAATGTTTAAAGTTATATTTATTCAATGTAGTGTAATCAATTTCTTTGGTGGAATATCAGATTTGTTACTAGCTGTAATAAGTAAACGTTTTTTACAAAGTTGCCTAGAGCATTTATTTGCTTTTCAAATTAATTCAATGAATTTTGACTATAAAATAGCAATTGTAACAGTGATTTTTAGTATCTTTTTTATTGAACTGTTTATGTTATATCCGTCATACAGAAGTTCGAAAATATTGCCAGTAAAGCTTATGCGGGAGAATGAAGAATCCGATTTTTCTAATAAAAAAATACGCAGTATTATGGGGAAATTCCTTTTAATGAGTAGCTTATTTTTAACTGTTTTAGGTGGGTTTGTAGCAAATAAGGGAGATACGCAGGCAATAGTGATATTAATAGGAGCTATATTTCTCGTTTTAGGAGTATATATTTTATTTCCGACTTATCTCTCTTCGATATTAATAGCATGTCTACCTATAATGAAAAAAATATTTGGAAGGAATACATTTGTTGCTATTAAAAATGTAATTCCGCAAGTAAGAAAAAATACATTTGTTATCTTAATGATAAGTACAATGATGGTGATAGTTGTCTTCGGATCCACTATATTTAAAACGATGCAAAAAAATAATGAAAGATATTTACAACGAGAATTTCCAACACATATTGTTGTGGAAAATCGTTTGAATAATGATTCAACCATTTCCTCACCTCATACACAAAATATATTTAAAGAAATAAGTAGTGTAAAAGGAGCTAGTACGATTAGTACGAACTCACTCGCAGAATTAAAGCAAGGTGAAAAATATATTACTTTTGACTATAATTTAGGTGATGTAAAGGAAATGGAAAAGCAAGGATTACTGCCAAAACTACCTGCAAACTTCGAGAATAGTATAATTGTTACAGAAGAGTTAGCGGGGCGATATAAACTTCATGTAGGCGATATCATTCAATTGGGTCTATTTTCAGAACAGGAACAAAAAGTTAGACCGATTGGTAAGGTAGAAGTTGGATTAATTGTTAACGAACTACCAAATTCGCCTTCGGTACTCATGGATTGGAGTAATGTAACATATAAACAAGATTATACAGTTTTTGAGCGTGCATTTATTAGTTCAAATAATGAGAGAGAGACGTTGAAGCAATTAAAGAAAGTGAAAGATCAATATCCACAATTAAAAATAAGTAGTTATAATCAATCATTAAAACAATCTAATTTAATGTTTCAGCAAAGGTGGTCCATTTTCATCGTTGTTATTGTAGTGATTTTGTTTAGTGTGACATTAGGGGTATGTAATACACTTATAAATAATATTCAATCTAAAAGAAAAGAGTTTGCTATTTTACGAGCAATAACAGTTAAGAAAAAAGGGGTTGTACAAATTATTTTGACGCAAGTTAATTTATATGTACTTATTGGAATCGTACTAGGGGCTGTTATAGGAGCATTATTAACCTATATGGTAAGTATAATAGATCGTACACCTTTATTTTTTGATTTCAAACTTATCTTAAGGGTAATAGCGGGGATGTTTGGAATAGTCTTTATTATTTTTATACCTTTTGCTAATAGAATAGGAAAAAGGGACATTGTAGAAGAGTTAAATAAGGATAATAAATAA
- a CDS encoding tyrosine-protein phosphatase, with translation MEQQRNGLQATVERNEDNTLQIKWENNIEEVRIYWSTSPDHIEETGELLATVNGESSYTIENPSDNERPYFRLVGSNGQAVTVAERRLPLQGAFNFRDMGGYETTEGRKVKWGKLYRSEELAGLTEWDIDYLQKSGLKLICDYRTDFEVKHKPNPEITGARQVCLPVMQDLAKDLNINEFFQVGDLSMLGKPGEYLVKMNQDFVSGNEAFVNFLNLAQNPENLPLVNHCTAGKDRTGFGSALLLLLLGVPEKTVMEDYLLSNGFRERLNEKMMAFLGAKLQNDESRAILGAMFEARAEYLQAAIDEVKKQYGSVEAYAEKALGFTKESLEEMKVLLLEDK, from the coding sequence ATGGAGCAGCAAAGAAATGGATTACAAGCAACTGTAGAAAGAAATGAAGATAATACGTTACAAATAAAATGGGAAAATAATATAGAAGAAGTTCGTATTTATTGGAGTACTTCACCAGATCATATTGAAGAAACTGGAGAATTACTTGCAACGGTAAATGGAGAATCATCATATACAATTGAAAACCCGAGCGACAATGAGCGTCCATATTTTAGACTAGTAGGTAGTAATGGACAAGCAGTGACAGTAGCTGAGCGTAGACTGCCATTACAAGGCGCGTTTAACTTCCGTGATATGGGAGGATATGAAACGACAGAAGGCCGTAAAGTAAAATGGGGCAAGTTGTACCGTTCTGAAGAATTAGCAGGACTAACAGAGTGGGATATCGACTATTTACAAAAGTCTGGTTTAAAGTTAATTTGTGACTACCGTACAGACTTTGAGGTAAAGCATAAGCCAAACCCAGAAATTACAGGCGCTCGTCAAGTGTGCTTACCAGTTATGCAAGACTTAGCGAAAGATTTAAATATAAACGAGTTTTTCCAAGTTGGTGACCTTTCTATGTTAGGGAAACCAGGCGAATACCTTGTGAAAATGAATCAAGATTTCGTAAGTGGTAATGAGGCGTTCGTGAATTTCTTAAACTTAGCACAAAACCCGGAAAACTTACCGTTAGTAAACCATTGTACAGCTGGAAAAGACCGTACTGGATTTGGATCAGCATTATTATTACTTTTACTAGGTGTACCAGAGAAAACAGTAATGGAAGATTATTTATTAAGTAACGGTTTCCGTGAAAGGTTAAACGAAAAAATGATGGCCTTTTTAGGTGCAAAACTACAAAACGATGAGAGTAGAGCGATATTAGGTGCGATGTTCGAAGCTCGTGCTGAGTATTTACAAGCTGCGATTGATGAAGTGAAAAAACAATATGGTTCAGTTGAAGCGTATGCTGAAAAAGCACTTGGCTTTACGAAAGAGTCGTTAGAAGAAATGAAAGTTTTATTGTTAGAAGATAAATAA
- a CDS encoding DUF2785 domain-containing protein: MDITALQQQLELIQQNDYTQLQHIDINELTLNMLQFIGTTDSYVRYQLIYKCFVHFIHHEFLMDDQLKLLLHTCLSDEYLYCDIYTPHTDGVFTRSYTVSLIALILQFANSHYFFTEEDIEEIKNKLITYTNLETDFRGYIENKGWAHCLAHVSDAFTEIVHNTYTTFEWYEELIHCLLNKIFIPSDLFHNNEDERIVTPLLAMLYHDFPQDELISIIHKKIKRLPQIRKRLSLNEYCILCANIKTFLRTLFFRTKDDHNLAFTARKTERMLKELPNYY; the protein is encoded by the coding sequence TTGGATATTACAGCATTGCAACAACAGTTAGAGCTTATACAACAAAATGACTATACGCAACTACAACATATAGATATTAATGAATTAACTTTGAACATGCTTCAGTTTATCGGAACGACTGATAGTTACGTTCGTTATCAACTTATCTATAAATGTTTTGTGCATTTTATTCATCATGAATTTCTTATGGATGATCAGCTGAAATTGCTTTTACATACTTGTTTAAGTGATGAGTATTTATATTGTGACATTTACACTCCGCATACAGATGGAGTTTTCACCCGTTCATACACTGTTTCGTTAATTGCGTTAATACTCCAATTCGCTAACTCGCACTACTTTTTTACTGAGGAGGATATCGAAGAAATAAAAAACAAACTCATTACATATACAAACTTAGAAACAGATTTTCGGGGCTATATTGAAAATAAAGGATGGGCTCATTGTCTTGCTCACGTATCTGATGCCTTTACGGAAATTGTTCATAATACGTATACAACTTTTGAATGGTACGAAGAGTTAATTCATTGTTTATTAAATAAAATCTTCATTCCATCTGACCTTTTTCATAATAACGAAGATGAACGCATCGTTACTCCTTTACTAGCGATGTTGTATCATGACTTTCCGCAAGACGAGTTAATTTCTATTATTCATAAAAAAATAAAAAGGCTTCCTCAAATTAGAAAACGCCTTTCACTTAATGAGTATTGTATTTTATGTGCCAACATTAAAACCTTTTTACGCACTTTATTTTTTAGAACGAAAGATGATCATAACTTAGCCTTTACAGCACGTAAAACAGAAAGAATGTTAAAAGAACTTCCTAATTATTACTAG
- a CDS encoding ABC transporter ATP-binding protein, with protein sequence MSEVVLAVQDLSKTYESVDTNVRALQNVSLELNKGELLAIMGTSGSGKSTLLNILGALDKPDEGVIYVNGEVPENMFIEPYATEYRRDNIGFIFQSFHLLKDLSVEENIALPLILSANSEEEIREKTNKILDVLGLVNWRNHRPVQLSGGQQQRVAIGRALITSPPIVLADEPTGNLDFNTSNDILRVLVDMKQKFNQSMILVTHDPHIATYADRVLFFHNGEVVDDYTCSHGVNDMNIILDKFKKLMEKSK encoded by the coding sequence ATGAGTGAAGTTGTGTTAGCAGTTCAAGATTTAAGTAAAACATATGAGAGTGTAGATACAAATGTTAGGGCGTTACAAAATGTATCTTTGGAGTTAAATAAAGGAGAACTCCTTGCCATAATGGGAACGAGTGGATCTGGAAAGAGTACATTATTAAACATTCTTGGTGCTCTAGATAAGCCTGATGAGGGGGTTATCTATGTAAATGGTGAAGTGCCTGAAAATATGTTCATTGAACCGTATGCGACAGAGTATAGAAGGGATAACATAGGATTTATATTCCAGTCATTTCATTTATTAAAGGATTTATCTGTAGAAGAAAATATTGCGTTACCCCTCATATTATCAGCTAATTCAGAAGAGGAGATACGAGAAAAAACAAATAAAATATTAGATGTTCTTGGTTTAGTAAATTGGAGAAATCATCGACCAGTTCAGCTTTCTGGGGGACAACAACAACGTGTTGCAATTGGTAGGGCGTTAATAACATCTCCTCCAATTGTTCTTGCAGATGAACCTACTGGGAATTTAGATTTCAATACGTCTAATGATATTTTACGAGTACTAGTCGATATGAAACAAAAATTTAATCAAAGTATGATTCTTGTTACTCATGATCCCCACATTGCTACGTACGCAGATCGGGTTCTCTTCTTTCATAATGGAGAAGTTGTTGATGATTATACGTGTTCTCATGGAGTAAATGATATGAATATTATTTTAGATAAATTTAAAAAATTAATGGAGAAATCAAAATGA
- a CDS encoding maltose O-acetyltransferase: protein MKTEKDKMLAGEMYIADDEELVADRVEAKRLTRLYNEAVETGDERRFTLLNQLLGSSADGKAQINPDFRCDYGYNIHVGKSFFANFNCVILDVCEVRIGDHCMFAPGVHIYTATHPLHPVERNSGKEYGKPVKIGNNVWVGGGAIINPGVSIGDNAVIASGAVVTKDVPNNVVVGGNPAKVIKTIEE from the coding sequence ATGAAAACAGAAAAAGACAAGATGTTAGCGGGAGAAATGTATATTGCGGATGACGAAGAATTAGTAGCTGATAGGGTGGAGGCAAAACGTTTAACACGCCTTTATAACGAGGCGGTGGAGACAGGAGATGAGAGACGTTTTACGTTATTAAATCAGCTTTTAGGTTCTTCAGCTGATGGGAAAGCCCAAATTAATCCTGATTTTCGTTGTGATTATGGATACAATATCCATGTTGGAAAGAGCTTTTTTGCAAATTTCAATTGTGTGATTTTAGACGTTTGTGAAGTTCGAATCGGTGATCATTGTATGTTTGCACCTGGTGTTCACATTTATACTGCTACGCATCCTTTACATCCGGTAGAGCGGAATTCTGGTAAAGAGTATGGGAAGCCTGTAAAGATTGGTAACAATGTTTGGGTTGGCGGGGGAGCTATTATTAACCCTGGTGTTTCAATTGGAGATAACGCTGTAATTGCTTCAGGGGCAGTTGTGACAAAAGATGTACCTAATAATGTAGTAGTTGGTGGTAATCCAGCTAAAGTTATTAAAACGATAGAAGAATAA
- a CDS encoding DUF1648 domain-containing protein, producing the protein MFFGSIIFLIIIWGRLPEEVPAHYNAYGTVDRWGSKWELLLLPGIGAFILLLMQTLEKFPEVHNYPKRFNESNAKQFYLNSRKMLNQLKNVCLLIFAFIQFETISIALDWSGGFGKLFLPILLIGTAIPIIIGIIRQRKIS; encoded by the coding sequence TTGTTCTTTGGATCCATCATTTTTTTGATTATCATTTGGGGAAGATTACCTGAGGAAGTACCGGCACATTATAACGCATATGGGACTGTAGATCGTTGGGGATCAAAGTGGGAGCTTTTACTTCTACCAGGAATAGGAGCATTCATACTCCTTCTCATGCAGACTTTAGAAAAGTTTCCAGAAGTTCATAACTACCCAAAAAGATTTAATGAATCAAATGCGAAGCAGTTTTATTTAAACAGCAGAAAAATGCTTAATCAATTAAAAAATGTCTGTTTACTTATTTTTGCTTTCATCCAATTTGAAACAATTTCAATAGCGCTAGATTGGAGCGGCGGTTTTGGAAAATTATTTTTACCGATATTATTAATCGGGACAGCTATTCCAATTATTATAGGAATAATAAGGCAACGAAAAATTTCATAA
- a CDS encoding YbeF family protein — MSESILIFCIYPLLICIFSIAVTYKVGTFYVMPMVTFLIFLMLNVTVHDPVFFFWVGMYTILSFIVSYITILFIKGYKVVERER; from the coding sequence TTGAGTGAGTCAATTTTGATTTTCTGTATATATCCATTGCTTATTTGTATTTTTTCAATAGCTGTGACATATAAAGTAGGTACATTTTACGTGATGCCAATGGTAACATTTCTTATTTTTCTTATGTTAAATGTTACAGTGCACGATCCAGTATTTTTCTTTTGGGTTGGCATGTATACGATTCTTTCATTTATCGTTTCTTATATAACTATACTTTTTATAAAGGGATATAAAGTTGTAGAAAGAGAACGTTAA
- a CDS encoding ROK family transcriptional regulator, with protein MSEQFVTQKSIKETILRGIRKVLLERGSATKVELSNTLEISFPTISKFIEKMKQDGEVTLAGLDDSSGGRRAKRYEYNPEYMLGLAIFLEKNETNYTIFNCLGEVKEQGSTSSMLIDTGVNVLSKHIEGLIATFPKISSISIGVPGSVDNGRIFYIPGYEKFQNFNLKSHLEEQFSIPVVIENDMNAAVLGYYKNTGNYDNSSLVYLYSGQNGPGAGIMVNGDVVRGSTFFSGEISFVPQYDNKNFLQALRNEDSNNPEEYNIDAITRLIATCIAIINPHAFIFCDDEVNQFVIEQIVKTCPQYIPAEHIPKITVSNWKEDYLYGLKSLGLDLMITRTNKEN; from the coding sequence TTGAGTGAACAGTTTGTTACTCAAAAATCGATTAAAGAGACAATCCTTCGCGGCATTCGTAAAGTTCTTTTAGAGCGAGGTAGTGCAACGAAAGTTGAGCTTAGTAATACATTAGAAATCAGTTTTCCAACGATAAGTAAATTTATAGAAAAAATGAAACAAGATGGTGAAGTCACTTTAGCTGGTTTAGATGATTCAAGTGGTGGAAGAAGAGCGAAACGATATGAATATAATCCAGAATATATGTTAGGTTTAGCAATATTTTTAGAAAAAAATGAGACGAACTATACAATTTTTAACTGTTTAGGGGAAGTAAAAGAACAGGGGAGTACTTCAAGTATGTTAATTGATACGGGCGTAAATGTATTATCTAAACATATTGAAGGTCTTATCGCTACATTCCCGAAAATAAGCTCTATATCAATTGGTGTGCCTGGTTCGGTTGATAATGGTCGTATTTTTTATATTCCTGGATATGAAAAGTTCCAAAATTTTAATTTGAAAAGTCATTTGGAGGAACAGTTTTCTATACCAGTAGTAATCGAAAACGATATGAATGCCGCAGTGCTTGGTTATTATAAAAACACTGGAAACTATGATAATTCCTCTCTTGTATATTTGTATTCAGGTCAAAATGGACCAGGTGCGGGGATTATGGTAAATGGAGACGTCGTACGAGGGAGTACGTTTTTCTCAGGAGAGATATCTTTCGTTCCGCAGTATGATAATAAAAATTTCTTACAAGCTTTGAGAAATGAAGATTCGAATAATCCAGAGGAATATAATATAGATGCTATTACTCGTTTAATCGCTACATGTATAGCTATTATTAACCCTCATGCCTTTATCTTCTGTGATGATGAAGTGAATCAATTTGTTATAGAGCAAATTGTAAAAACTTGTCCGCAGTACATTCCGGCGGAACATATTCCGAAAATAACAGTGAGTAATTGGAAAGAAGATTATTTATATGGATTAAAAAGTCTAGGACTTGATCTTATGATTACGAGAACGAATAAAGAAAATTAA
- a CDS encoding VOC family protein, producing the protein MKIEHVAIWVNDLEGMRDFYKQYFNGEENSLYHNPKKQFESYFITFEGGARLELMKQVGIDDNTQTQTIGYAHIAFSVGSKEKVNELTNTLREAGYPVVNGPRTTGDGYYESVVSDPEGNQIEITI; encoded by the coding sequence ATGAAAATTGAACATGTAGCAATTTGGGTGAATGATTTAGAAGGAATGCGTGATTTTTATAAACAGTACTTTAATGGCGAAGAAAATAGCTTATATCATAATCCGAAAAAGCAGTTTGAATCTTATTTCATAACTTTTGAAGGCGGTGCGCGTCTAGAACTTATGAAGCAGGTAGGAATAGATGATAATACACAAACACAAACAATAGGATATGCGCATATTGCTTTTTCTGTAGGTAGTAAAGAAAAAGTGAACGAATTAACAAATACATTAAGAGAAGCAGGGTACCCTGTGGTAAACGGCCCACGAACTACAGGGGATGGTTACTATGAAAGTGTAGTAAGTGATCCTGAAGGAAATCAGATTGAGATAACAATCTAA